Proteins co-encoded in one Luteolibacter sp. Y139 genomic window:
- the rsmI gene encoding 16S rRNA (cytidine(1402)-2'-O)-methyltransferase: MSSGRFVLVPTPIGNMGDITLRAIEVLKEANRIACEDTRHSAPLLSKLGITGKPLVSLHDHNEVRRLPELLDAVRGGETVAIVTDAGMPAVSDPGYRVVQACIEQGIPFEVLPGPSAVLTALVGSGFPVHAFRFLGFLPIKKGKRLSVLEESLVTEGTSIFFESPHRLLSTLELLSEKLPEAPCCVARELTKKFETYHRGTAAELFAHFQVHPPKGEIVFLVKGQ, translated from the coding sequence CGTCCCCACGCCCATCGGCAACATGGGTGACATCACGCTGCGGGCGATCGAGGTGCTGAAGGAGGCGAACCGCATCGCCTGCGAAGACACGCGCCACTCCGCGCCGCTGCTTTCAAAGCTCGGCATCACCGGCAAGCCGCTGGTGTCACTGCACGATCACAACGAAGTACGACGTCTACCAGAGTTGCTCGATGCCGTGCGCGGTGGAGAAACAGTCGCCATCGTGACGGACGCCGGCATGCCCGCCGTCTCCGACCCCGGCTACCGCGTGGTGCAGGCATGCATCGAACAAGGCATCCCTTTCGAAGTGCTGCCCGGCCCCTCGGCCGTGCTCACCGCCCTCGTCGGCTCCGGCTTCCCGGTCCACGCCTTCCGCTTCCTCGGCTTCCTCCCCATCAAAAAGGGCAAGCGCTTGTCCGTGCTGGAAGAGTCACTCGTCACCGAAGGCACCAGCATCTTTTTCGAGTCCCCTCACCGCCTGCTCTCAACGCTGGAGCTATTGTCGGAAAAACTTCCGGAGGCACCCTGCTGCGTGGCGCGCGAGCTGACGAAGAAGTTCGAAACCTATCACCGCGGCACCGCCGCCGAGTTGTTCGCGCACTTCCAAGTCCACCCGCCCAAAGGCGAGATCGTGTTCCTCGTGAAAGGCCAGTAG
- a CDS encoding DUF2288 family protein — protein sequence MKYVLLGEDESSTEEKLSGYTGVVAWSYLRPHCENGVLYFVDPTLELTEVGAAISHNQSAKVEAWLKAGDLVKMGEVHAAQWEKEAPEFEALVVSPFVLCRPVV from the coding sequence ATGAAATACGTCCTGCTTGGAGAGGACGAAAGCAGCACGGAAGAGAAGCTTTCCGGTTACACGGGCGTGGTGGCCTGGAGCTACCTTCGTCCGCATTGTGAGAACGGGGTGCTGTATTTCGTGGACCCTACCCTGGAGCTGACCGAGGTGGGTGCGGCGATTTCGCATAACCAGTCGGCGAAGGTGGAGGCGTGGTTGAAGGCTGGAGACCTCGTGAAGATGGGCGAGGTCCATGCGGCGCAGTGGGAGAAGGAGGCACCGGAGTTTGAGGCGCTGGTGGTGTCGCCGTTCGTGCTGTGTCGGCCGGTGGTTTAG